In Nicotiana tabacum cultivar K326 chromosome 2, ASM71507v2, whole genome shotgun sequence, the following proteins share a genomic window:
- the LOC107791174 gene encoding uncharacterized protein LOC107791174, giving the protein MVLQTQLGLNKHQSYAHEQNCYSDSSHGGSMQMTRPSGYSTTPYGQSTHNHMMMGHGGTHHGGHYGGHGHGHGGHYGSLGPHMPHDSANFSSNTSMVHNDGGYGSGMQQSAHMSSAMGMGSPNYHGHGYGGSHPSQYSQSQKFNWALKDLEE; this is encoded by the coding sequence ATGGTTCTCCAAACTCAACTTGGGTTGAACAAGCACCAATCCTACGCTCACGAGCAAAATTGCTATTCCGACAGCAGCCACGGCGGCTCTATGCAAATGACAAGGCCTTCGGGCTATTCCACCACGCCATATGGTCAGTCCACTCACAATCACATGATGATGGGTCATGGTGGCACACACCATGGCGGACACTATGGCGGTCATGGCCATGGCCATGGCGGACATTATGGTAGTCTGGGGCCGCATATGCCCCATGACTCCGCAAACTTTTCAAGCAACACCAGTATGGTCCATAATGATGGTGGCTATGGTAGTGGAATGCAACAATCTGCCCATATGTCCTCAGCCATGGGTATGGGGTCGCCGAATTATCATGGTCATGGTTACGGTGGCAGCCACCCTAGTCAGTACAGCCAGAGCCAGAAGTTCAACTGGGCTCTTAAGGATTTGGAGGAATAA